In the Chlorobium limicola DSM 245 genome, one interval contains:
- the recC gene encoding exodeoxyribonuclease V subunit gamma, with translation MTLHLYTGNRMETLVDALAEVLRRNPPSVFEPEKIVVQSRGMQRWISMELARRFGVWAGAEYPFPNRLLQQLFEEMELTQPDSEKFSKETMCWTLMRLLPEMLDRELFSPLRSYLRNDREGLKLFQLSGRIADTFDQYTLFRTDLLAAWEEGRNDGARDWQPELWRALVAESSGKHRGRLKTEFCLKVRHAPLPAAFPKRISLFGISYMPPYHIGMIEALATRIPVNIFLLSPTQEYWSDIVSRRKLFRMSEGERELSTEGNPLLASLGRSGREFADLLLEAGGIENEHDLYIEPADDTLLHALQSDMLNLSGTGEEGERRSSPDPADRSVQVHSCHNPLREVEVLHDNLLDLLEHLPGLEPRDIVVMTPEIEIYAPYIATVFGVSGEGVPRLPHSIADRRMLDEGGIAPALLKLLELYGSRLPAPEIFDLLSSPPVSRRFRLDEEELDTIRVWVADTRIRWGMDERSRSGLGLPPFRENSWRAGLERLLLGYAMPDEGVLSDGVLPFDVEGDAETLGKLADFIDAVDALSARFDRPRTLDGWRDHFIWMLDTFIDADEEVERELSHIAAEIDRLTELAAEANFGGETAAPVMIAWLRGRLEKFEMGLGFMTGGITFCAMLPMRSIPFRVVAMIGMNDGAFPRQQRLPGFDMMSREPRKGDRSVRGDDRYLFLESILSARDVLYLSYVGQSIRDNTPQPPSVLASELLDAIERGFAFPEGEDAISRMVVRHRLQGFSPAYFTEGSPLFSYSADNFLALERRHERNAGNGSRGRNPVEARPFMDEPLPEADDGDRRVTIDDLVKFFANPSAFFLDRQLGLKPSAALRPLEEREPFGADGLDAYLMRQELLAAVLEGGKEEALLPLFRSRGLLPPARHGELLFGELLAEVREFADRLPELKGSAAPAVLEADLDIGGFRLTGTLDHLLPSGQLLYRCAKMREKDRIGSWILHLVLGACSPGHMQETRLVMLDRAVRYTPVADAAGRLETMLSLYRQGLMEPLPFFPRASTAWAGKAEKTERERTEAALAAWREGYGGREGEGADPAFRRCFGTEPPLGERFAAIAEEVLLPMLEHGGKG, from the coding sequence ATGACCCTGCATCTCTATACCGGAAACCGGATGGAAACGCTTGTCGATGCGCTGGCGGAAGTTCTGCGTCGCAACCCGCCATCCGTTTTCGAACCCGAGAAAATAGTGGTGCAGAGTCGCGGCATGCAGCGATGGATTTCCATGGAACTTGCCCGGCGGTTCGGCGTCTGGGCCGGTGCGGAGTATCCCTTTCCGAACAGGCTGCTGCAGCAGCTTTTCGAGGAGATGGAACTGACGCAGCCCGATTCGGAGAAGTTTTCAAAAGAGACGATGTGCTGGACACTCATGCGCCTCCTGCCTGAGATGCTCGATCGTGAGTTATTTTCGCCCCTTCGCTCCTACCTGCGGAACGACCGGGAGGGGCTCAAGCTCTTTCAGCTCTCCGGCCGCATCGCCGATACCTTCGACCAGTACACCCTTTTCCGTACCGACCTTCTCGCCGCATGGGAAGAGGGGCGAAACGACGGGGCCCGCGACTGGCAGCCGGAATTATGGCGGGCGCTGGTTGCAGAGAGTTCCGGCAAGCATCGTGGCCGTCTGAAAACCGAGTTCTGCCTCAAGGTTCGGCACGCGCCGCTTCCTGCCGCCTTTCCGAAGCGGATTTCTCTCTTCGGCATCTCCTACATGCCGCCCTACCATATCGGGATGATCGAAGCCCTGGCGACGAGGATACCGGTCAACATCTTCCTGCTGAGCCCGACGCAGGAGTACTGGTCGGATATCGTTTCCCGCAGAAAGCTCTTCCGGATGAGCGAGGGCGAACGGGAACTGAGCACCGAGGGCAATCCGCTGCTTGCCTCGCTCGGCAGAAGCGGCCGGGAGTTCGCCGATCTCCTGCTCGAAGCCGGCGGAATCGAAAACGAGCACGACCTTTACATCGAACCCGCCGACGACACCCTCCTGCACGCCCTGCAGTCCGACATGCTCAACCTCAGCGGTACGGGGGAGGAGGGGGAGCGCCGTTCCTCGCCGGATCCCGCCGATCGTTCGGTTCAGGTTCACTCCTGCCACAATCCGCTGCGCGAGGTCGAGGTGCTGCACGACAACCTGCTCGATCTTCTCGAACATCTTCCCGGACTGGAACCTCGTGATATCGTCGTGATGACGCCCGAGATCGAGATCTATGCCCCTTACATCGCCACGGTTTTCGGTGTTTCCGGCGAGGGCGTACCGCGCCTGCCGCATTCGATAGCCGACCGCCGCATGCTCGACGAGGGTGGCATCGCTCCGGCCCTGCTGAAGCTGCTCGAGCTCTACGGCAGCCGTCTCCCTGCTCCGGAGATTTTCGATCTGCTCTCTTCGCCGCCGGTGAGCCGACGCTTCAGGCTCGACGAAGAGGAACTCGATACGATTCGCGTCTGGGTAGCCGATACGCGAATCCGCTGGGGTATGGACGAACGTTCGCGAAGCGGCCTCGGCCTGCCCCCCTTCCGCGAAAACTCCTGGAGGGCGGGGCTCGAGCGGCTGCTGCTCGGCTATGCCATGCCGGACGAGGGGGTGCTCTCGGACGGGGTGCTGCCGTTTGACGTCGAGGGCGACGCGGAAACCCTCGGCAAGCTCGCCGATTTCATCGATGCCGTCGATGCGCTCTCGGCAAGGTTCGATCGGCCACGCACGCTCGACGGATGGCGGGATCATTTCATCTGGATGCTCGACACCTTTATCGACGCCGATGAGGAGGTCGAAAGGGAGCTCTCGCACATCGCCGCCGAAATCGACAGACTGACGGAACTCGCCGCAGAGGCCAATTTCGGGGGCGAGACGGCGGCCCCGGTGATGATCGCCTGGCTGCGCGGCCGTCTCGAAAAGTTCGAGATGGGGCTTGGCTTCATGACCGGCGGCATCACCTTCTGCGCCATGCTGCCGATGCGCAGCATTCCGTTCCGCGTGGTTGCCATGATCGGCATGAACGACGGGGCTTTCCCCCGCCAGCAGCGTCTGCCGGGTTTCGACATGATGTCGAGGGAACCGCGCAAGGGTGACCGCTCCGTCCGCGGCGACGACCGTTACCTCTTTCTCGAATCGATCCTCTCTGCACGCGACGTCCTCTACCTGAGCTATGTCGGCCAGAGCATCAGGGACAACACGCCACAGCCGCCCTCCGTGCTGGCGAGCGAACTGCTCGATGCCATAGAGCGCGGTTTCGCATTTCCGGAAGGGGAGGACGCGATATCGCGCATGGTTGTCCGGCACAGGCTCCAGGGGTTCAGTCCCGCATACTTCACCGAAGGGTCGCCGCTTTTCAGCTACTCGGCCGATAACTTCCTGGCGCTTGAACGTCGCCATGAGCGCAATGCAGGTAATGGGAGCAGGGGGCGAAATCCGGTTGAAGCCCGTCCCTTTATGGACGAACCGCTTCCTGAGGCTGACGACGGGGATCGCCGGGTGACGATCGACGATCTGGTGAAGTTTTTCGCCAACCCCTCGGCATTCTTTCTCGACCGGCAGCTCGGGCTCAAACCCTCTGCAGCGCTTCGTCCGCTCGAAGAGCGCGAGCCCTTCGGCGCCGACGGCCTCGACGCATACCTGATGCGCCAGGAACTGCTTGCAGCGGTGCTCGAAGGGGGAAAAGAAGAGGCTCTCCTGCCCCTGTTCCGGTCGAGAGGTCTCTTGCCGCCGGCCCGACACGGCGAATTGCTCTTCGGAGAGCTGCTTGCCGAGGTGAGGGAGTTCGCCGACAGGCTTCCGGAGCTTAAGGGGAGCGCTGCGCCTGCCGTACTTGAAGCCGATCTCGACATCGGGGGATTCCGGCTAACCGGCACGCTCGACCATCTTCTGCCCTCCGGGCAGCTGCTCTACCGCTGCGCGAAGATGCGGGAGAAGGATCGCATCGGTTCATGGATTCTGCACCTCGTGCTCGGTGCGTGCAGTCCGGGTCATATGCAGGAGACCCGTCTCGTCATGCTCGACCGTGCCGTCAGGTACACTCCCGTAGCCGACGCGGCAGGCAGGCTCGAAACCATGCTCTCGCTTTACCGGCAGGGGCTCATGGAGCCGTTGCCCTTCTTCCCCCGCGCCTCGACGGCCTGGGCAGGCAAGGCGGAAAAAACGGAGCGCGAGCGTACCGAAGCCGCCCTGGCCGCATGGCGTGAAGGGTACGGCGGACGCGAAGGCGAGGGTGCCGATCCGGCCTTCCGCCGCTGTTTCGGCACGGAGCCGCCCCTCGGCGAGCGCTTTGCAGCCATTGCCGAAGAGGTGTTATTACCGATGCTTGAACACGGAGGGAAGGGATGA
- a CDS encoding PH domain-containing protein — protein sequence MGYVENNLMQGEKLYAKARLHWTVFVKAILFMALSLGLMVFSYWATLDGNPELSSAAWYTGVVILVAGLWFTGEAFVKRQSTELAVTSKRIIAKFGFIRRSTIELNHSKVESFHVEQGVLGRILGFGTLSINGTGGGITPIPGIGDPLGFRRKAMEAIDAFQETPESSLRRT from the coding sequence ATGGGATACGTCGAAAATAACCTGATGCAGGGCGAAAAACTGTATGCCAAAGCCAGGCTGCACTGGACGGTGTTTGTCAAGGCGATACTTTTCATGGCACTCTCTCTCGGGCTGATGGTTTTTTCCTATTGGGCCACGCTCGATGGCAATCCGGAACTTTCTTCGGCTGCCTGGTATACCGGAGTCGTCATTCTGGTGGCCGGATTATGGTTTACGGGTGAGGCGTTCGTCAAGCGCCAGTCCACCGAGCTTGCCGTGACGTCGAAGCGGATCATAGCGAAATTCGGCTTCATCCGTCGCAGCACCATCGAACTGAACCACAGCAAGGTCGAGAGCTTCCATGTGGAACAGGGGGTGCTTGGACGAATTCTTGGTTTCGGAACGCTCAGCATCAACGGCACCGGAGGAGGGATAACCCCCATACCGGGTATCGGCGATCCGCTCGGATTCCGCCGCAAGGCCATGGAAGCTATAGACGCCTTCCAGGAAACTCCCGAATCATCCCTCCGGCGTACATGA
- a CDS encoding DUF389 domain-containing protein, whose protein sequence is MTSKLFQYFSISRDVESFRDIHSAVESDIEFKGARLWILIFAIVLASVGLNTNSTAVIIGAMLISPIMGPINGIGYSIATYDFALLRRSFKHLSFAIAASLVTSTLYFAVSPVSSAYSELLARTSPTIYDVLIALFGGLAGTMSLTTRLKGNVVPGVAIATALMPPLCTAGYGLATGQFPFFFGAFYLFTINTVFIGLSTVIFSQFMKFPIRSDIAEAQKARINRWITVVMLVTLVPSIYFGFVLVKKERFIENAGRFVRSAQVFRGDYLLRNDIDADNRRISLSYAGRSLTDESKAVLRKRAEEFGLGDATLSFEQGISFADITGDLGEKDKALAQLRNLTLTLEESRRIRDSLEQRAYTGKPLLRELRTVFPSVTACLFAEPYSFSAGDEEKPRKFAYVVISSSSGLADVEREKVKAWLKARLQNDTLRVVFEQEGELFR, encoded by the coding sequence ATGACCAGTAAACTCTTCCAATACTTCAGCATCAGTCGCGATGTGGAGTCGTTCAGGGATATTCACAGCGCCGTCGAAAGTGACATCGAGTTCAAGGGGGCACGTCTCTGGATCCTTATCTTCGCCATCGTGCTCGCTTCGGTCGGACTCAACACCAACTCGACGGCCGTCATCATCGGCGCCATGCTCATATCTCCGATCATGGGCCCCATAAACGGCATAGGATACAGTATCGCCACCTACGATTTTGCCCTTCTGCGCCGTTCCTTCAAGCATCTCTCGTTTGCCATAGCGGCAAGCCTTGTCACCTCAACGCTTTATTTCGCGGTGAGCCCGGTTTCGAGCGCCTACTCCGAGCTGCTTGCCCGAACCAGCCCCACCATATACGACGTGCTGATCGCTCTCTTCGGCGGCCTTGCCGGCACGATGTCGCTCACAACGAGACTGAAAGGCAATGTCGTGCCCGGTGTCGCCATCGCTACGGCGCTCATGCCCCCCCTCTGTACGGCCGGCTACGGTCTTGCAACCGGCCAGTTCCCTTTTTTTTTCGGCGCCTTTTACCTCTTCACCATCAATACCGTTTTTATCGGCCTTTCGACGGTGATTTTTTCGCAGTTCATGAAGTTTCCCATACGAAGCGATATCGCCGAAGCCCAGAAAGCGCGCATCAACAGGTGGATAACCGTTGTTATGCTCGTTACGCTCGTTCCCAGCATCTATTTTGGTTTTGTGCTCGTCAAGAAGGAGCGTTTCATCGAGAATGCGGGCAGGTTCGTTCGATCGGCACAGGTTTTCAGGGGCGACTACCTGCTTCGCAACGATATCGACGCGGACAATCGGCGGATTTCACTCAGCTATGCAGGTCGTTCGCTTACGGATGAGAGCAAGGCTGTACTTCGCAAGCGAGCGGAGGAGTTCGGTCTCGGCGATGCGACCCTTTCGTTTGAACAGGGGATTTCGTTTGCCGATATTACCGGGGATCTCGGCGAAAAAGACAAGGCTCTGGCGCAATTGCGGAATCTCACGCTCACCCTCGAGGAGAGCCGGCGAATCCGTGACAGCCTGGAGCAGCGCGCATATACGGGAAAACCGCTGCTGAGGGAGTTGCGCACGGTATTTCCGTCCGTTACCGCCTGTCTGTTCGCCGAACCCTACAGCTTCAGCGCCGGGGATGAGGAGAAACCCCGAAAGTTCGCCTATGTGGTCATTTCTTCCTCTTCGGGGCTTGCCGATGTCGAGCGGGAAAAAGTCAAGGCATGGCTCAAGGCAAGGCTTCAGAACGATACGCTGCGGGTAGTGTTCGAACAGGAAGGAGAATTGTTCAGGTAA
- a CDS encoding serpin family protein codes for MNNTIALLSLLGVMLTAPLSGASGATGLPENHAASPEAQNELAVDLYRNLAVTGKNLFFSPSSIETALSMTMSGARNRTERQMADVMHVGPDAMERHHAGLASFEKQLESIQKKGKVTIASSNSIWPQKNYPLAPSWLAQLKRYYGTSVTPVDYIHETEKARIAINRRVEKDTKNRIRELLKPGILDPLTRLALVNAVYFKGDWEHPFNENNTVASPFYIRQGTTGKAPLMRQSASFGYGDHDGVQVLELPYAGKKLSMIVVLPKERFGLEALEKTLTPKQFALWTANLSERKIEALLPKFRTTSAFRLDETLRHMGMTDAFDRNLADFSGMVSNSDKLYIGAVVHKAFVDVGEKGTEAAAATAVVMQLRSAMPMPVPVFKADHPFLFAIRENSTGRILFMGRISDPADNG; via the coding sequence ATGAACAACACGATTGCATTGCTCTCCCTGCTCGGCGTCATGCTTACCGCACCGCTCTCCGGCGCATCCGGAGCGACCGGTCTGCCTGAAAACCATGCCGCATCTCCGGAAGCACAAAACGAACTGGCCGTCGATCTGTACCGCAATCTTGCAGTTACCGGAAAAAACCTCTTTTTCTCCCCCTCCAGCATCGAAACCGCGCTTTCCATGACCATGTCCGGAGCGCGAAACCGGACGGAACGGCAGATGGCCGATGTAATGCATGTCGGCCCTGACGCCATGGAACGCCACCATGCCGGACTCGCATCGTTCGAAAAACAGCTTGAGTCCATTCAGAAAAAAGGGAAGGTAACGATAGCCTCCTCGAACTCGATCTGGCCGCAGAAGAACTATCCGCTTGCGCCTTCATGGCTTGCGCAGCTCAAACGGTACTACGGAACATCGGTAACGCCGGTCGATTACATCCATGAGACGGAAAAAGCGCGGATCGCTATCAACCGGCGAGTGGAAAAGGATACGAAAAACCGGATCCGGGAGCTTCTCAAACCCGGTATTCTCGATCCCCTGACAAGACTCGCGCTGGTCAATGCAGTCTATTTCAAAGGCGATTGGGAGCACCCGTTCAATGAAAACAACACGGTTGCATCCCCGTTTTACATCCGCCAGGGAACGACAGGCAAAGCCCCGCTGATGCGGCAGAGTGCATCGTTCGGTTACGGCGATCATGACGGGGTGCAGGTGCTCGAACTTCCCTATGCCGGAAAAAAGCTCTCCATGATCGTGGTACTGCCGAAAGAACGGTTCGGCCTCGAAGCTCTTGAAAAAACCCTGACTCCGAAGCAGTTTGCCCTCTGGACGGCTAATCTCAGCGAGAGAAAAATCGAAGCGCTTCTTCCCAAATTCCGCACCACCTCAGCGTTCCGCCTCGACGAGACTCTCAGGCATATGGGAATGACCGATGCATTCGACAGGAATCTCGCCGATTTCAGCGGCATGGTATCCAATAGCGACAAACTGTACATCGGTGCGGTCGTCCACAAGGCTTTCGTGGATGTCGGCGAAAAAGGCACCGAAGCTGCGGCAGCGACAGCCGTAGTCATGCAGCTTCGGAGCGCAATGCCGATGCCGGTACCGGTATTCAAGGCCGACCACCCATTCCTCTTTGCCATACGGGAGAACAGCACGGGCCGCATCCTTTTCATGGGACGCATTTCCGACCCTGCAGATAACGGATAG
- a CDS encoding cryptochrome/photolyase family protein, translated as MSDNLTIHWFRQDLRLEDNPSLYYAALKGSVLPVYILDDRNAGDFRMGGANRWWLHHSLESLNRSLQGRLTLLMGDPLEILPALAASTGATKVYWNRCYEPWRISRDTRLKHKLREQGITAESYNGSMLWEPWEVHKSDGTPYKVFTPFYRKGCLSAASPRMPLPLPVKLDCPSPPEESLPLEALGLLPRIRWDRQLEPHWTIGENGALERLAIFLKHGLPGYREGRDFPARPNVSRLSPSLHFGEISPNQAWHGAIAAGSGIDLDHFQSELAWREFSYSLLYHNPGLPEKNLQKSFDRFPWEENPAALMRWQQGLTGYPIVDAGMRELWQTGYMHNRIRMVAGSFLVKNLLLHWHEGESWFRDCLADADLAINSASWQWIAGCGADAAPYFRIFNPVTQGQKFDADGSYTRRYLPELARLPDRYLFSPWEAPVSVLADAGIATGKTYPEPIVDLKSSRRQALEAYALTRNHS; from the coding sequence ATGAGCGACAACCTGACCATACACTGGTTCCGGCAGGATCTCCGTCTTGAGGATAACCCTTCACTCTATTATGCCGCACTGAAAGGGAGCGTACTGCCGGTCTATATTCTTGACGACCGCAACGCCGGCGATTTCCGGATGGGTGGAGCAAACCGATGGTGGCTGCACCACAGCCTCGAATCGCTCAACCGTTCGCTGCAGGGACGCCTCACCCTCCTGATGGGAGATCCGCTGGAGATACTCCCTGCGCTTGCCGCATCGACTGGAGCGACGAAAGTTTACTGGAATCGCTGCTACGAGCCCTGGAGAATCAGCAGGGACACAAGGCTTAAACATAAACTCAGGGAACAGGGTATTACTGCTGAAAGCTACAACGGCTCGATGCTCTGGGAACCATGGGAAGTTCATAAATCCGACGGCACTCCATACAAGGTGTTCACTCCCTTCTACAGAAAAGGATGCCTCTCTGCCGCATCGCCACGCATGCCTCTGCCTCTCCCGGTCAAACTTGACTGCCCGAGCCCACCTGAAGAAAGCCTTCCGCTTGAGGCGCTCGGACTGCTTCCCCGCATACGCTGGGACCGACAACTTGAACCCCACTGGACAATTGGCGAGAATGGGGCTCTCGAAAGACTTGCTATCTTTCTGAAACATGGACTCCCTGGATACAGGGAGGGACGTGACTTCCCTGCCCGACCGAATGTTTCAAGGCTCTCACCCTCCCTTCATTTCGGGGAGATCTCTCCAAATCAGGCATGGCACGGGGCAATTGCCGCAGGAAGCGGCATAGACCTCGACCATTTTCAGAGTGAGCTTGCATGGAGGGAGTTTTCATACAGTCTGCTCTACCACAATCCCGGACTTCCCGAAAAAAATCTGCAGAAATCGTTCGACCGCTTTCCATGGGAGGAAAACCCTGCAGCACTTATGCGCTGGCAGCAAGGATTGACAGGCTACCCCATCGTGGACGCCGGCATGCGTGAACTTTGGCAAACAGGATACATGCATAACCGTATACGCATGGTTGCGGGATCGTTTCTCGTCAAGAACCTGCTGCTGCACTGGCACGAAGGCGAATCATGGTTCCGGGACTGTCTGGCCGATGCCGACCTTGCCATCAACAGCGCGAGCTGGCAGTGGATAGCCGGATGCGGTGCCGATGCGGCGCCGTACTTCCGCATCTTCAATCCGGTAACGCAAGGACAAAAATTCGATGCTGACGGCAGCTATACGCGCAGGTATCTCCCCGAACTGGCACGTCTTCCTGACCGGTATCTGTTCTCTCCCTGGGAAGCGCCCGTCAGCGTTCTCGCTGACGCGGGAATCGCGACAGGAAAAACCTATCCGGAGCCAATAGTCGATCTCAAGAGCTCGCGTCGGCAGGCACTCGAAGCATATGCACTCACACGGAATCATTCATAA
- a CDS encoding HTH domain-containing protein, with the protein MDPKETILEVLKKEGKAMSAGQIADKSGIDRKEVDKAMKTLKDEERIVSPKRCYWEPKQ; encoded by the coding sequence ATGGACCCGAAAGAAACCATTCTCGAAGTACTGAAAAAAGAGGGCAAAGCCATGAGTGCCGGCCAGATCGCGGATAAAAGCGGCATAGACAGGAAAGAAGTGGATAAAGCCATGAAAACTCTGAAGGACGAAGAGCGCATCGTCTCACCGAAACGGTGTTACTGGGAACCCAAACAGTAA
- a CDS encoding DUF4403 family protein, which translates to MKNKLIIAGIAIAALLSGLLFFLNVRHYSNGHKPEPLTNSITVSVPPSTFNLPVRIETGTLEGFLNGKIRGSFLRKNLLLQKDKKEEIALELSKRSAISIESNGRELICTFPLTVKARLINSRFGETLARQVKPMQTDLIITLSTPISIDHNWSLGTRFRIRNIRWVNEPVVRFGPFKKNIREEIAGILKSKEGKLTHMLDREIYKAANLQSTISDVWIDLQEPILISRKPAPVWIRFKCKDIHGNIALHRDAITCFTRINAKMVMLTDTAAIAKPNPLPRFKKLKSTETETLSDINLYAFTTFREINDQMNDLLRGKTLSKEGYTVTITDIHAYASSKGLSIGVSTDKDLKGHVVTSGKVLFDVPTQSLNVQNFDYFLNTENRLVSTGDNLLHEFVRDTVATKLNVRLDTLIGKVPGIVNNAIAKGKVGRVIYLKVDSLSVKKCDIILDREKMHLLLNVHARADLRLKRIKSGKAINIRG; encoded by the coding sequence ATGAAAAATAAACTCATTATTGCAGGAATTGCCATAGCGGCACTGCTTTCCGGTCTGCTGTTTTTTCTGAATGTCCGCCACTACAGTAACGGCCATAAACCCGAACCGCTCACCAACAGCATAACCGTATCGGTGCCACCCTCCACGTTCAATCTTCCGGTACGCATCGAAACCGGAACACTTGAAGGGTTTCTGAACGGAAAAATCAGAGGATCCTTTCTGCGGAAAAACCTGCTGCTCCAGAAAGATAAAAAAGAAGAGATCGCATTGGAGCTCTCGAAAAGGAGTGCTATCAGCATAGAGTCCAACGGCCGCGAACTCATCTGTACCTTCCCGCTCACCGTCAAGGCACGGCTCATCAACAGCAGATTTGGCGAAACACTTGCAAGACAGGTGAAGCCTATGCAAACCGACCTCATCATTACGCTTTCAACGCCGATCTCCATCGACCATAACTGGAGTCTTGGCACCAGGTTTCGTATACGAAACATCAGATGGGTCAATGAACCTGTCGTGCGGTTCGGTCCGTTCAAAAAAAATATCAGGGAGGAGATCGCCGGAATACTGAAAAGCAAGGAGGGAAAACTGACGCACATGCTTGACCGGGAAATCTATAAGGCTGCCAACCTGCAATCGACCATATCGGACGTCTGGATCGATCTTCAGGAACCGATTCTTATCAGCAGGAAACCTGCGCCGGTCTGGATCCGCTTCAAGTGCAAGGACATTCATGGAAATATCGCATTGCATCGCGACGCCATCACCTGCTTTACCCGCATCAACGCGAAGATGGTCATGCTGACCGATACCGCGGCAATCGCGAAACCGAATCCTCTGCCCCGTTTTAAAAAGCTCAAATCCACGGAAACAGAGACCCTGTCCGATATCAATCTCTATGCGTTCACGACATTCAGGGAAATCAACGACCAGATGAACGACTTGCTCCGCGGAAAAACCCTCTCGAAAGAGGGATATACGGTTACGATTACCGATATACACGCTTATGCGTCGAGTAAAGGCCTTTCAATAGGAGTCAGTACCGATAAAGATCTCAAGGGGCATGTGGTGACGAGCGGCAAGGTGCTGTTCGACGTGCCGACCCAGTCTCTTAACGTGCAGAATTTCGATTATTTCCTCAATACCGAAAACAGACTGGTAAGCACCGGAGATAACCTTCTGCATGAATTCGTTCGCGATACCGTCGCGACAAAACTGAACGTCAGGCTCGATACACTTATCGGAAAAGTGCCCGGCATCGTCAACAATGCAATAGCCAAAGGCAAGGTCGGCAGGGTGATCTATCTGAAAGTGGACAGTCTCAGCGTAAAAAAGTGCGATATCATACTTGACAGGGAGAAAATGCACCTGCTGCTCAATGTACATGCACGTGCGGACTTGCGCCTGAAAAGGATAAAATCCGGAAAAGCGATAAACATAAGAGGCTGA
- a CDS encoding YbjN domain-containing protein: MRLAQLLEAFIEDIGWKDQLEIIEDEGISRLAVRLSVGNRSYRLMLEGYEMQHWLVLCLYAPFTVRASKFVDACMLFNFINSSYSYSGNISVADDGIICYKQIVDLDDTGAEIALIYNMLHAAVNMYERNADEIEDVAVNEARYEDVRKDIERKTDQSGLTENEG, translated from the coding sequence ATGCGTTTAGCTCAGCTTCTCGAAGCATTCATTGAGGACATCGGCTGGAAAGATCAGCTTGAAATAATCGAAGATGAAGGGATAAGCCGCCTTGCCGTCAGGCTGAGCGTCGGGAACCGCTCGTATCGCCTCATGCTTGAAGGTTACGAAATGCAGCACTGGCTGGTACTCTGTCTTTACGCCCCCTTTACGGTCAGGGCAAGCAAGTTCGTCGATGCGTGCATGCTGTTCAACTTCATTAACAGCTCTTACAGCTATTCGGGCAATATCAGCGTTGCCGACGACGGGATAATATGTTACAAACAGATCGTCGATCTCGACGATACCGGGGCGGAGATAGCCCTGATCTACAACATGCTGCATGCAGCGGTCAATATGTATGAGCGAAATGCCGATGAAATCGAAGACGTTGCCGTCAATGAAGCCCGTTACGAAGATGTCCGAAAGGATATTGAAAGAAAAACCGATCAGTCCGGTCTAACGGAAAATGAGGGGTAG
- a CDS encoding HigA family addiction module antitoxin, translating to MYARKNIPLHPGTVLLEDFLTPLQLTEKQVAEDTRIPVWRINDIITGKRSISADTALRFARYFSTPAQFWFGLQMDYDLKVAMNNAGDSIDKEIRVFENTEV from the coding sequence ATGTATGCCAGGAAAAACATTCCGCTTCATCCGGGAACTGTTCTTCTCGAAGATTTTCTGACTCCACTCCAGTTGACCGAAAAACAGGTCGCCGAAGATACCCGCATTCCTGTCTGGAGAATCAACGATATCATCACCGGAAAACGCAGCATTTCAGCCGATACGGCTCTCCGTTTTGCCCGTTATTTCAGCACTCCGGCACAATTCTGGTTCGGACTGCAGATGGACTACGACCTGAAAGTTGCCATGAACAATGCCGGAGACTCCATCGACAAGGAAATCCGTGTATTCGAAAACACTGAAGTGTAA